The sequence ATTAAGCGTAAAAAGTGCGTTTTTTCGGGCAAAAATTCAGTAAACTATTCATTATCAACAACATCCAGCAGCCAGAGTAGAGAAGAAAATGGGAAAAAGGCTTGACTTTTAAAGGTATGACACCCATATTGTTAAGAAAGTGTCTTCTAATTAGCAAAGGAGGAATGGTTATGAGTCGGAAAGGTCTGTTTTGTGTCTTGGTCTGCGCGGCATTGGTGTTTTCGCAGAGCATCGCGGCGACTTCCCAACCGCCCGGCGATGGGAATGACGGCGCCGACCCGAAGTTTGCCGTCAGCAATGGCTTAGTTGTCACAAGCCCGGCCCTTGGAAACATCTGGCACTTGGGAAAAACGTATACGATCGCTTGGACTATCGATTCTGCCGAAGGTTTCCAGATCGATCTCATGGACAACACAGGAACGAAGACCGTCCATCATATTACAAGCGCCGGACAAAACATCAGGGAATACAAGTGGACAATTCCCAATTCCATTCCCGCAGGAAATTACAGAGTGCGGGTCAGAACCGTTGCTGTTTTTGAATGGCAAACTTCAGTCGTGGCTCTCAGCCCTGTCTTCGAAATCCGGAGTGTCTTAACCGTCACGAGACCGTCTCAGGGAGACATCTGGTGTTTGGAAAAACCCTATATCATCGCTTGGACGATTGAGTTAGCTGAGGGGTTCGGCATCACTCTCATGGACAGCACCGGAACGAAGAATGTCCATCATATTGCAAGTGTCGGACACACAAGCCGGGAATACAAGTGGACGGTTCCCGCTTCTATTCCTCCGGGGAAATACCGAGTGCTGGTCAGCACCGTCGCTGTTTTTGAATGGCAAACTTCAGTCTTGGGTCTCAGCCCTGTCTTCGAGATCCGGAATTGTGACGCGCCTGATCCGTTTAAGAATTTGAGGGATTTCTTGAGACCCCTCCAAGTTGTCGAGTGGTGGCGGATCAAAAATCCTCGACCGTTCCCGAACCCATGTCTGAGTTGTCCGCCCGAATTCGATCTGGGAAAAATCCGTGAAATCTTCGCCAAAGCCAATCTGCAGGAGCAGGTTCAGGTCGAACTCTTCAGCGGAAATGTGAAGATCGCCGAATTCGGATCTTTTGGAAAAGGCCGGGTCTCGCCGGGAACCATCAAACTGCAGAAGATCGGCACAAGGGAAAGCAGGTTGCTCCAGGATGACAGAGGGTTCCGGTTGATCTTTAAGAAATGGGACCCGGAAATTAGGGTCGGCCAGGTCATTCACACCCAGAATATCAGCATGAAAGAGGTCGCTCAGCCCGGTCTTCGTCGCTGATATCAGCCTGCTTTGGCTGCTGGATGTTTCACAAAATAAACAAATTAAGCGCTAAAAGTGCGTTTTTTCGGGCAAAAAATCAGCAAACTATATATTATCAACAATATCCAGCAGCCAAAGCAGGGATTTAAGAGCGGGATTTGTAGTAGATGTCGTAGAAGCGGCGGTAGTCGGCGCTCTTCTCCTTGATCTTCTTCCACCATTCACCGTTTTCGGCGTACCACTTCACCGTCGTCTCCAACGCCTCCTCAAACCGCGCCTCCGGCCGCCACCCCAGCGCCCCGATCTTCTCCGAATCCACCGCATACCGCCGATCATGCCCCAGCCTATCCGGCACGAGCTTGATCAGGTCGCGCGGCTTCCCCAGAATATCCACGATCTTCCCGGCCACCTCGACGTTCTGCGCCTCGTTCCCGGCCCCCGCGTTATAGGCCTCCCCCGGCTCTCCCCGCAGCAGCAGCGTTTCCACCGCCCGGCAGCAATCCTCGACGTACAACCAGTCCCTCACATTCGTCCCCTGCCCATAGAGCGGCAGCGGCTTATCCTCCAGCGCATTCGTCGCGAACAGCGGGATGAACTTCTCCGGATACTGGTACGGCCCAAAGTTATTGGACGGCCGCAGGATCACGACCGGCGACCCGTACGTCACGAAAAACGCCCGCGCCATCCGGTCCGCCCCGGCCTTGCTCGCCGCGTAAGGCGACGACGGATCGATCGCGTCGTCCTCCCGGAAAAACCCCTCGTCGCGGCTTCCGTAAACCTCGTCCGTCGATATATGCACGAAAATCTCGATCTCCGGCGCGTTCCGCAGCGCCTCGAGCAGCACATACGTCCCGTAAACATCGGTCATGACGAACTCGCCGGCGTCCAGAATCGACCGGTCGACGTGCGTCTCCGCAGCGAAATGCACAACCGCCTGGGCCTTCCCAAAAACCTCCGCCACCGTGTCCCGATCCCGGATGTCGCCCTTCTTGAACTCATACCGCTCGTTGTCCTCAACATCCTGAAGATTGTCCAGGTTTCCGGCGTAGGTCAGCTTGTCCAGATTGATAATCCGCAAGCCCTCATACCGCGCCAGCATCATGCGGATGAAGTTGCTGCCTATAAACCCTGCACCGCCTGTCACGACGAGCGTTTTCCCCTCGAGTGTCCTCTCCGTCATTGTCCTGTCTCCTGATTATTCGCATTATACATAACCCCGCCTGCCGGAACAAGGCTGCTTTGGCTGCTGGATATTGTTGAAAATAAAGAGATTGCTGAATAATTTCCCAAAAAAACGCACTTTTTACGCATAACTTCTTTATTATGTGAAATATCCAGCAGCCAAAGCAGCCTTAAAAATCGAAGCCGCCGAGGAAGTCCGTCGTCTTCCCGATGTTCCCCAGCCCCAGATTGATCCGGAACTGCACGTCCGGCTGATCCATATACCGAAAATAAAACACCTTGACCTCGGCCCCGATGTCGATGCACTGGTAGTGGTAGAGGATCGAAGCCGCCGCATAAAGCAAACTCTTTTCCTGGATGTTGAAATCCACGTCCCCCATCAGCTCCAACCCCGCCCTCGGAAGTTTCAATCCCCCCGACACCCCGATCTGATGCCGGAAATAATACTGTTCCCATCCCCCCAGATTCTCCCGCCAGCTGTTCATGCTCTTGTACCAGTTGACCGACATGAAGGCGTTATCCGTCGCCTGCGATCCCAGCCCCGCCCCCAGCCTCAGGCTCCCCACCTGCTTGGTATACGGGTTATACCCCGCCGACGCGTCCAGCGTCACGGCCCCGACCGGTCGATAGCGCACAAACCCCGAGATCTCGGAAAACCGCGGAATCTCGCCGTCGATCCTGTATCGGCTGAGCGGGCTGTCCTCATACGCAAAATAATACGTCTGCCCCACCCCCACCGAAACCGCCTCCCGCGTCCGCCCCGCCTGCTTCACCAGAAAACGGTTTCTCAACCCATAGCTTACCTGGTGATAGCGGAAAAACATCCCCGACGCCGTGATGATCCGATTCGCGTCCGCAACCGGGCTGTCGAAGTTGTACGACGCATACGGCTCGACGATATGTTTGACCTTGGCCTCGCCCTGCCCATCCCGGAAAATCCTGTTGAAGACCGGCCCGACCAGATCGAATCGCATCACCACATTCCTCTGCAACAGCGGCTCGCTGATAATATTCCGCGTATTCGCCTGATAGCTCTGGAAATGATAGACGAAGTTGCCCGTCACCTGCGAGTTGAGCGTCAGCCAGGGAATAAGCGAAAACGGCGCCGACAGCGTCGGGCTGAAGGACAGGTTGGAGGATTTCCTCTGGGTTCCGGCCTCATACTGATCGGACCAGCCGTACTCCCAGCTCGTGAACGCGCTGTTGAACGACAGAAACACCGGATTGAACAGCGGGATCTTGAAGCTCGAAAAGCTGATCTGCGGCAGATTCCTTGTCACAATCCCCGTCCCGATCTGCGCAAAATAGGTCTCGAACCGCGATACCCGAGCGCTGAGGCTGAATCCGCTCCACGAGCGGCTGATGAAGGCCTGCGACCGCCGGTTCGAGATCACGGCCCGCCGGAAATTGTTGTCGAACTCCCGCAAAAAATCGAAGGACGACTGCAGATCCACATCGGCCGCCAGCCGGAAACCCAGAGGCAGTGTCTGGCTGTGGTTGAGCCGCAAAATATAGGCGTTGTCGGGCTTCTGCCCCAGCTCGTCCTGCCAGAACGTGAACCCATACAGCTTGGCGTCCCCCTGCGTCCCGTCGCCGAAGAGATAGCGGAACTCCAATCCGCCCCCCATCCCCCGCGCCGAGTACAAATCAGCCGTAACCGTAGCGTCGATATTCCGGGCCATCGCCCAATAAAAGCTCTGGGAGAGCGTGAATCCCTTCGGCCCCGAAAACCCGATCGAGGGCATCAGAAAGCCCGTCGTCCGCTCCCGCTCCAGCGGATAGCGCATATACGGCAGATAGAAAATCGGCACCTTCTTCAACCGGAAGACGGCGTTCCACATCTCGACATAGTCGCCCTTCTTCAAATTAGCCCGCGAAAACGTGAATTCCCAGCGCGGCGTCGGCTGCGAGCACGACGTCACCTGGGCGCTTGTCAGCGAGTAGAGGTTGTCCGGCTTCTTCTCCAACGTCTCGGCCCGGTAGTATACCGACGGCTGGATCATGCCCCGGACGTTCTCCATGTTCCCCACGGCCTCGTCCAGGTTGAAGAAGATGTGCTGCGAGGTGATGACCTCGTTCGGAAGCTGGAGGACGACGTTGCCCTCGGCCCGGACGTCCCGGTTGATGGGATCGAGCTCGACCCGGTCGGCGAAGAGCTTGGCCGTTCTGTAATGGACCTCGACCTCACCCAGCGCGAAGATGCGCTCGGGGGTCTTCTCGTGGATCTTGGCGATGACCCGGACGCCGCCTGCCTCGGTCGTCGTCAGGGTTTGGGCGGTCTCAGTCCCTGCTGCCGCCGTCGCCGCAGCGGCCGTTGCGGCTTCAGCCGCGGCCTTCTCGGCCGCCTCTTTCTTGTCCGGCTTCTTTTCTTCTTTTTCCTGCGCTTCCGTCTCCGCCTTCTCCGCTTTCTCAGCCTCCCCGCCCTTTTTTTCCTCTTCCTTCTTCTCC comes from Acidobacteriota bacterium and encodes:
- a CDS encoding Ser-Thr-rich GPI-anchored membrane family protein encodes the protein MSRKGLFCVLVCAALVFSQSIAATSQPPGDGNDGADPKFAVSNGLVVTSPALGNIWHLGKTYTIAWTIDSAEGFQIDLMDNTGTKTVHHITSAGQNIREYKWTIPNSIPAGNYRVRVRTVAVFEWQTSVVALSPVFEIRSVLTVTRPSQGDIWCLEKPYIIAWTIELAEGFGITLMDSTGTKNVHHIASVGHTSREYKWTVPASIPPGKYRVLVSTVAVFEWQTSVLGLSPVFEIRNCDAPDPFKNLRDFLRPLQVVEWWRIKNPRPFPNPCLSCPPEFDLGKIREIFAKANLQEQVQVELFSGNVKIAEFGSFGKGRVSPGTIKLQKIGTRESRLLQDDRGFRLIFKKWDPEIRVGQVIHTQNISMKEVAQPGLRR
- the rfbB gene encoding dTDP-glucose 4,6-dehydratase; amino-acid sequence: MTERTLEGKTLVVTGGAGFIGSNFIRMMLARYEGLRIINLDKLTYAGNLDNLQDVEDNERYEFKKGDIRDRDTVAEVFGKAQAVVHFAAETHVDRSILDAGEFVMTDVYGTYVLLEALRNAPEIEIFVHISTDEVYGSRDEGFFREDDAIDPSSPYAASKAGADRMARAFFVTYGSPVVILRPSNNFGPYQYPEKFIPLFATNALEDKPLPLYGQGTNVRDWLYVEDCCRAVETLLLRGEPGEAYNAGAGNEAQNVEVAGKIVDILGKPRDLIKLVPDRLGHDRRYAVDSEKIGALGWRPEARFEEALETTVKWYAENGEWWKKIKEKSADYRRFYDIYYKSRS
- the lptD gene encoding LPS assembly protein LptD; amino-acid sequence: MPGSKDVCDPEESAEIAEKTGEAESREIAAAGTIIEKNPETQEKTAEQEKKAQEKKEEEKKGGEAEKAEKAETEAQEKEEKKPDKKEAAEKAAAEAATAAAATAAAGTETAQTLTTTEAGGVRVIAKIHEKTPERIFALGEVEVHYRTAKLFADRVELDPINRDVRAEGNVVLQLPNEVITSQHIFFNLDEAVGNMENVRGMIQPSVYYRAETLEKKPDNLYSLTSAQVTSCSQPTPRWEFTFSRANLKKGDYVEMWNAVFRLKKVPIFYLPYMRYPLERERTTGFLMPSIGFSGPKGFTLSQSFYWAMARNIDATVTADLYSARGMGGGLEFRYLFGDGTQGDAKLYGFTFWQDELGQKPDNAYILRLNHSQTLPLGFRLAADVDLQSSFDFLREFDNNFRRAVISNRRSQAFISRSWSGFSLSARVSRFETYFAQIGTGIVTRNLPQISFSSFKIPLFNPVFLSFNSAFTSWEYGWSDQYEAGTQRKSSNLSFSPTLSAPFSLIPWLTLNSQVTGNFVYHFQSYQANTRNIISEPLLQRNVVMRFDLVGPVFNRIFRDGQGEAKVKHIVEPYASYNFDSPVADANRIITASGMFFRYHQVSYGLRNRFLVKQAGRTREAVSVGVGQTYYFAYEDSPLSRYRIDGEIPRFSEISGFVRYRPVGAVTLDASAGYNPYTKQVGSLRLGAGLGSQATDNAFMSVNWYKSMNSWRENLGGWEQYYFRHQIGVSGGLKLPRAGLELMGDVDFNIQEKSLLYAAASILYHYQCIDIGAEVKVFYFRYMDQPDVQFRINLGLGNIGKTTDFLGGFDF